A DNA window from Anaerocolumna sp. AGMB13020 contains the following coding sequences:
- a CDS encoding DUF3658 domain-containing protein, whose product MLEIVFNNSVKGAMKLAMHYNSTNVLGGVSAIAIFGDTTKKSMKSFLRNEAEKRKMGKALGGSSQDVISLPFQLDIGDISGEILDDKRKKLLSFLNTRTIPAPPGMEESFQESLKQGLEAEGKDAIKDYKRLLDYAQNGGDIRIWWSDAPYSACGYYSAISILERYNCKITAVKLPKYLSLSKKNVMTYSSWSEVDVGFFYYFLPHEKEIPKWQLKEISNEWLQLKKENAPLRAVVNGTLNSVPEDFYDGFLKALIPEEEFTMAHLINEILAKKKLGVSDRWYQMRIYNMIERKELCIIKDATDDFSKILKRV is encoded by the coding sequence TTAATAATAGTGTAAAAGGCGCCATGAAATTAGCAATGCATTATAATTCTACCAATGTTCTAGGTGGTGTTTCAGCCATCGCTATATTTGGAGATACCACAAAAAAGAGTATGAAAAGTTTTCTGAGAAACGAAGCTGAAAAAAGAAAAATGGGAAAGGCACTGGGGGGCAGTTCTCAGGATGTGATCAGTCTCCCTTTTCAATTAGATATAGGAGATATCTCAGGAGAAATCCTGGACGATAAGAGGAAAAAGCTTCTGAGCTTCTTAAATACACGGACAATCCCTGCACCACCAGGAATGGAGGAGTCCTTTCAGGAGTCATTAAAACAAGGACTTGAGGCGGAGGGTAAAGATGCAATTAAAGATTATAAACGTCTCCTTGACTATGCGCAAAATGGCGGGGATATCCGGATATGGTGGAGTGATGCACCGTATTCAGCCTGTGGATATTATAGCGCAATCTCAATTCTTGAGAGATATAATTGTAAGATAACAGCAGTTAAGTTACCGAAGTATCTAAGTCTTAGTAAGAAGAATGTAATGACCTACTCAAGCTGGAGTGAAGTAGATGTTGGGTTTTTCTATTATTTTCTGCCTCATGAAAAGGAAATACCGAAATGGCAGCTTAAGGAAATTAGCAATGAATGGCTGCAATTAAAGAAGGAGAATGCTCCTCTTCGAGCCGTGGTAAACGGTACGTTAAATAGTGTACCAGAAGATTTTTACGATGGGTTCTTAAAAGCTTTAATACCGGAAGAAGAATTTACTATGGCACATCTGATAAATGAAATCTTAGCCAAAAAGAAACTTGGAGTAAGTGACAGGTGGTATCAGATGAGGATATATAATATGATTGAGAGAAAAGAGTTATGCATCATAAAAGATGCTACTGATGATTTCAGTAAGATATTAAAAAGAGTTTGA
- a CDS encoding NUDIX hydrolase: MVEFKLYDVLVKETNLCFVDIVARYEENWVLCRVKERENWECPGGHIEAGETAYEAAKRELWEETGACEFILKPVGFYGVKGNDGLLQSDMEIYGQIYYAEIKKLGTLPEFEVEEIQLFAELPDNWTYPYAHPLFCSLTENLYVKARKILDLE; encoded by the coding sequence ATGGTTGAATTTAAATTGTATGATGTTTTGGTGAAAGAAACTAATCTATGCTTTGTAGACATAGTTGCCCGTTATGAAGAGAATTGGGTTCTTTGCAGAGTGAAAGAACGGGAGAACTGGGAGTGTCCAGGAGGTCATATTGAAGCAGGAGAGACTGCCTATGAGGCAGCAAAAAGGGAACTTTGGGAAGAAACGGGTGCCTGTGAATTTATACTAAAACCTGTAGGTTTCTATGGTGTTAAAGGAAATGATGGATTGCTACAAAGTGATATGGAAATATACGGACAAATTTATTATGCAGAAATTAAGAAGCTCGGAACATTACCTGAATTTGAAGTGGAGGAAATACAGTTATTTGCCGAATTACCTGATAATTGGACCTATCCCTACGCACATCCTCTTTTTTGCTCTTTGACAGAAAATTTATATGTAAAAGCAAGAAAAATATTAGATTTAGAATAA
- a CDS encoding GNAT family N-acetyltransferase, with protein MNEPVLQTKRLILRPLTADDAETAYLWLSDERVTKYMPYTTYTSISDVRDWLDSLKEEDNFHFGFVLKENGVLIGSGDIGLNKGFWDFGYNIRYDYWNQGLTTEAAKAMIKYAYDCHGARDFSSNHAIDNEASGKVMEKCGLQFYKYGEYRKFDGSAVFRSKLYQAHFEELRFTL; from the coding sequence ATGAATGAACCGGTTTTGCAAACAAAGAGGCTTATATTAAGACCACTTACAGCAGACGATGCAGAGACTGCTTATCTGTGGCTTAGTGATGAACGAGTTACAAAATATATGCCTTATACTACATATACAAGTATTTCTGATGTTAGAGATTGGCTGGATAGTCTGAAAGAAGAGGATAATTTTCACTTTGGTTTTGTATTAAAAGAGAACGGTGTGCTTATTGGCAGCGGAGATATAGGTCTTAACAAAGGTTTTTGGGATTTTGGTTACAATATCCGGTATGATTACTGGAATCAGGGGCTTACAACAGAGGCAGCCAAAGCTATGATAAAATATGCTTATGATTGCCATGGCGCAAGAGACTTCAGTTCGAACCATGCCATTGATAATGAAGCCTCCGGAAAAGTTATGGAAAAGTGTGGACTACAGTTTTATAAATATGGTGAGTATCGTAAATTTGATGGCAGTGCAGTATTTCGTTCTAAGTTATATCAGGCACATTTTGAGGAACTAAGATTTACCTTATAG
- the pcp gene encoding pyroglutamyl-peptidase I, whose product MKILVTGFEAFNGETINPSEEIIKRLKKSYAGNTVDTVKLPVEFKGAKERLEEAIHMRKPEVVISLGEAGGRECITFERVAINVNDARIPDNSGYQPVDASICEEGPAAYFSTLPIRELMKHLEDKRTVTRISNTAGTYVCNHVMYTALRLAEQEYKGMKAGFIHVPYMKEQTEGKGQAPSMELEDMVKVIEDIVEFL is encoded by the coding sequence ATGAAAATATTAGTTACCGGTTTTGAAGCTTTTAACGGGGAAACCATAAATCCATCAGAAGAGATAATAAAGAGACTTAAGAAATCTTACGCAGGAAATACAGTAGATACAGTAAAGCTGCCAGTTGAATTCAAAGGCGCTAAAGAGAGACTGGAGGAAGCCATTCACATGCGAAAGCCGGAGGTGGTGATTTCCTTGGGAGAAGCTGGTGGCAGAGAGTGTATCACCTTTGAAAGAGTAGCAATTAATGTAAATGACGCAAGGATTCCGGACAACAGTGGTTACCAGCCGGTGGATGCCAGTATCTGCGAAGAGGGCCCGGCAGCTTATTTTTCTACCCTTCCCATCAGAGAACTGATGAAGCATTTAGAAGATAAAAGAACGGTAACCCGCATATCGAATACTGCCGGTACTTATGTATGTAATCATGTAATGTACACTGCTCTCAGGCTGGCAGAACAGGAATATAAGGGGATGAAGGCTGGTTTTATACATGTTCCTTATATGAAAGAGCAGACCGAAGGTAAAGGACAAGCACCTTCTATGGAACTTGAAGATATGGTTAAAGTAATAGAAGACATTGTTGAATTCTTATAA
- a CDS encoding Nif3-like dinuclear metal center hexameric protein, translating into MTIREVIERIEANYPPVAKDTVDSVVFGSTEQEVKGIVTTCCATVEVIRKTIELGFNLIITHEPTFYIHEDNTDYLSGDPVYEEKCSLLKEHHITIWRDHDHIHANNPDLIFHSVMLELGWEDYCVAYTPDSKAPLVYEIPETTVENLCEHLKSRLNLKTTRVIGEKEAVVSRILFAGGGYLPLDDILTTLFIKYKADVLVAGELVDWTIASYIRDASFLGKNKAAIQVGHFSSEEPGMKHYPVWLKKLLKNEIPVTFVASGDPFHSI; encoded by the coding sequence ATGACTATAAGGGAAGTTATTGAAAGAATTGAAGCCAATTATCCACCGGTTGCTAAGGATACGGTAGATAGCGTTGTATTTGGAAGTACTGAGCAAGAAGTAAAAGGAATAGTAACTACCTGCTGTGCAACGGTGGAAGTGATTAGAAAGACGATTGAACTAGGTTTTAATCTAATCATTACCCATGAGCCTACCTTTTATATCCATGAAGACAATACCGATTACTTGTCAGGAGATCCTGTTTACGAGGAAAAATGCAGCTTATTAAAGGAACATCATATTACTATATGGAGAGATCATGACCATATTCATGCTAATAACCCAGACCTGATTTTTCATTCAGTCATGCTGGAATTAGGGTGGGAAGATTATTGTGTAGCATATACGCCTGACAGTAAAGCACCACTGGTATATGAAATTCCTGAGACAACTGTAGAAAATCTCTGCGAACATCTAAAGAGCAGGCTGAATCTTAAGACTACAAGAGTAATAGGGGAAAAGGAAGCAGTCGTATCAAGGATACTGTTTGCCGGTGGTGGATACTTACCATTAGATGATATCCTTACGACGCTTTTTATAAAATATAAGGCAGATGTATTAGTGGCAGGTGAATTGGTGGATTGGACAATCGCCTCCTATATCCGGGATGCATCTTTTCTTGGAAAAAACAAGGCTGCAATACAGGTAGGGCACTTTAGCAGTGAAGAACCGGGAATGAAACACTATCCGGTTTGGCTGAAAAAACTTTTAAAGAATGAGATACCGGTCACCTTTGTAGCTTCAGGGGATCCGTTTCATTCTATTTAA
- a CDS encoding helix-turn-helix transcriptional regulator, which translates to MYYLKADITAPVNFISAGHFTADARWIHSQRIISDYEIIINLKSPIYIQQEETKYTLDSGDSLLLLPGLTHKGFHYSEKGTSFYWFHFSFNSKAELLDSAKAEAMISLINNNSFFEGLGNICLLPAVFRADNPDRLTILFHQLLHLSASAYYSRLAIHYQLTSLLIELTQENITQLKPQQTASLPADKLPKILEWIRVHILQDISLQDVSHEFNYSREYLARYFKKHMGMSMQQYIYNLKLAKAKELLCDSDKNIREIAEVLGFKDEKYFMKLFKRMEGTTPKQYRNAYNRTHMNNI; encoded by the coding sequence ATGTATTATCTAAAAGCAGACATAACGGCACCAGTTAATTTTATATCTGCAGGACACTTTACTGCAGATGCCCGTTGGATACATTCTCAACGGATAATTTCAGACTATGAAATCATTATAAATCTGAAAAGCCCAATTTATATCCAACAGGAAGAAACAAAATATACTTTAGATTCTGGTGATTCTCTGCTCCTGCTGCCAGGGCTTACCCATAAAGGCTTTCACTATTCAGAAAAGGGCACCTCTTTTTATTGGTTTCATTTCTCCTTTAACAGTAAGGCCGAACTACTGGATTCTGCCAAAGCAGAGGCAATGATATCACTGATTAACAACAACAGCTTCTTTGAAGGATTGGGTAACATCTGCCTGCTGCCTGCTGTATTCAGAGCAGATAACCCGGACAGGTTAACCATTCTTTTTCATCAGCTGCTGCATTTATCAGCCTCTGCCTATTACTCCAGACTCGCCATCCATTATCAGCTGACCTCCCTGCTAATAGAGCTGACGCAGGAAAATATCACACAGTTAAAGCCACAGCAGACTGCCTCTCTTCCTGCGGATAAACTGCCAAAAATCCTGGAATGGATTCGTGTTCATATCCTGCAGGACATATCCTTGCAGGATGTCTCCCATGAGTTTAATTATTCCAGAGAATACCTTGCCAGGTACTTTAAGAAGCACATGGGCATGAGCATGCAGCAGTATATCTATAACCTCAAGCTTGCAAAAGCAAAAGAACTCCTGTGTGATTCCGATAAAAATATCAGAGAAATCGCAGAAGTTCTGGGCTTTAAAGATGAAAAATACTTTATGAAGCTGTTTAAGAGGATGGAAGGCACCACCCCCAAGCAATACCGTAATGCTTATAATAGGACGCACATGAATAACATTTGA
- a CDS encoding glycoside hydrolase family 127 protein produces the protein MDNFYYTSPSELKAVTLKEGFFKEYTKLVQEVVIPYQWEALNDRIPEAEKSHAINNFRIAAGEAEGEFEGLVFQDSDLAKWLEAVGYSLASKPDSQLEAWADEVIELIEKAQQKDGYLNTFFTLKRPGERWTNLLECHELYCAGHMMEAAVAYYEATGKRKLLEVMCRFADHIDSVFGTEEGKLHGYDGHEEVELALVKLYKVTGNEKYLNLSRYFIDERGQEPSFFIEEWEKRGRVPFWNVYEDRKPELSYYQAHIPVREQTEAVGHAVRAVYLYAGMADIAALTKDEELKQSCRRLWDNIVTRQMYITGGIGSTHSGEAFTFNFDLPNDTVYQETCASIGLFFFAHRMLLMEKDSSFADVMEKALYNSIISGMGFDGKSFFYVNPMEVWPEASAKNPERRHVMPVRQKWYGCACCPPNLARLIVSLKQYIYTYNNEALYTHLYIPSKTEVLTGEDVFTLEQSTAYPWNGDIRIITEFKKARNYTLAFRIPGWCRQVKITVNGENYPLEGNVAGGYVSVTRRWKEQEEIRISFEMPVELIQSHPEVRANAGKVALQRGPLVYCLEEADNGENLSALSIDTESEFEIKKEPDLMKGALSVTGKGVRIPDDKWENSLYQPYKKQEKDVVIKAIPYFLWGNRKSGEMLVWMNHK, from the coding sequence ATGGATAATTTCTATTATACTAGCCCCTCGGAGTTAAAGGCGGTAACCTTAAAGGAGGGTTTTTTCAAGGAATATACAAAACTTGTTCAGGAAGTGGTAATTCCTTATCAGTGGGAAGCACTGAATGACAGAATACCGGAGGCAGAGAAAAGTCATGCTATCAATAATTTCAGGATTGCAGCCGGTGAAGCAGAAGGGGAATTTGAAGGATTGGTATTTCAAGACAGCGATCTTGCAAAATGGCTGGAGGCAGTAGGTTACAGCCTTGCCAGCAAACCTGACAGCCAGCTGGAAGCCTGGGCAGATGAAGTAATAGAGCTTATTGAGAAAGCACAGCAGAAAGACGGCTATTTAAATACTTTCTTCACATTGAAAAGACCAGGGGAGAGATGGACCAATCTGTTAGAATGCCATGAGCTCTACTGTGCAGGACATATGATGGAGGCTGCTGTTGCTTATTATGAAGCCACGGGAAAACGTAAACTTTTAGAGGTAATGTGCCGGTTTGCAGACCATATTGATTCAGTTTTTGGAACGGAGGAGGGCAAACTCCATGGTTATGATGGTCATGAGGAAGTGGAACTTGCCCTGGTTAAGCTTTATAAAGTTACCGGAAATGAGAAGTATCTAAACTTGTCCAGGTACTTCATTGATGAGAGAGGGCAGGAGCCAAGTTTCTTTATCGAAGAATGGGAAAAGAGAGGTCGTGTACCTTTTTGGAATGTATATGAAGACCGCAAACCGGAGCTTTCCTATTACCAGGCTCATATACCAGTAAGGGAACAGACAGAAGCTGTAGGGCATGCAGTCAGGGCCGTGTATTTATATGCCGGTATGGCTGATATTGCAGCGTTGACCAAAGATGAGGAGTTAAAACAAAGCTGCAGAAGGTTATGGGACAATATTGTCACCAGGCAGATGTACATTACCGGAGGAATTGGTTCCACGCACAGCGGAGAAGCCTTTACCTTTAATTTCGATCTGCCCAATGACACGGTATACCAGGAGACTTGTGCCTCTATCGGATTGTTTTTCTTTGCGCACAGGATGCTGTTGATGGAAAAAGACAGCAGCTTTGCTGACGTAATGGAAAAGGCTCTCTATAATTCTATTATCAGCGGTATGGGTTTTGATGGAAAGAGCTTTTTCTACGTAAATCCTATGGAAGTGTGGCCGGAAGCAAGCGCTAAAAATCCTGAAAGAAGGCATGTAATGCCTGTGAGACAGAAGTGGTATGGTTGTGCCTGCTGCCCTCCGAATCTTGCCAGACTGATTGTTTCTTTGAAACAATATATCTATACTTATAATAATGAAGCGCTCTACACGCATCTTTATATCCCCAGCAAAACAGAGGTTCTTACTGGAGAAGATGTGTTTACTCTTGAACAAAGCACTGCGTATCCCTGGAACGGTGATATACGAATTATAACAGAATTTAAGAAAGCCAGAAATTACACCCTTGCCTTTCGAATTCCTGGCTGGTGCAGACAAGTTAAAATTACTGTAAATGGTGAAAATTACCCGCTGGAAGGAAATGTTGCAGGTGGATATGTTTCTGTAACAAGACGGTGGAAGGAACAGGAGGAAATTCGTATCAGCTTTGAAATGCCTGTTGAATTGATCCAGTCCCATCCTGAAGTGCGTGCCAATGCAGGGAAGGTTGCCCTGCAGAGAGGACCTTTGGTGTACTGTCTGGAAGAAGCAGACAATGGTGAGAATTTATCGGCTCTCTCAATTGATACGGAGTCTGAATTTGAAATAAAGAAGGAACCTGATTTAATGAAGGGAGCTCTGTCTGTTACCGGAAAGGGAGTGCGTATTCCTGATGACAAATGGGAGAATAGCTTATATCAACCCTACAAGAAACAGGAAAAGGATGTTGTAATCAAAGCTATACCTTACTTTTTGTGGGGGAACAGAAAATCTGGTGAAATGCTTGTATGGATGAATCATAAATAA
- a CDS encoding TetR/AcrR family transcriptional regulator — MPPKVKITEEEIISTAIAIIREKGAAYLNARELAGKLGCSVHPIFRTFGSMEGLKEAVCKQAEALYNEQMLKAQEDEENGFLAIGLAYIDFARQEKNLFKLLFMSEAFSEASVMEIVDTSQGDDEIIAMLSQRTGLSIPLARELFAGVWLTTHGIAAMFATNNCRFNNDEIKRLLGNSFMGLIMKLKSEEK, encoded by the coding sequence ATGCCCCCCAAAGTTAAGATAACAGAAGAAGAAATTATCAGTACGGCTATAGCTATCATCCGTGAAAAAGGTGCTGCTTATCTCAATGCCAGAGAACTGGCTGGTAAGTTAGGGTGTTCCGTCCATCCGATATTTCGTACCTTCGGATCAATGGAAGGACTAAAAGAAGCAGTCTGTAAGCAGGCCGAAGCACTTTACAATGAGCAGATGTTAAAAGCCCAGGAAGATGAAGAAAATGGATTTCTGGCCATAGGATTGGCTTATATCGATTTTGCCAGACAGGAAAAGAATCTGTTCAAGCTACTCTTTATGTCAGAGGCATTTTCTGAAGCTAGCGTTATGGAAATCGTCGATACCTCACAAGGGGATGATGAGATTATAGCAATGTTAAGCCAAAGAACGGGATTGAGTATTCCCTTGGCCAGAGAGCTGTTTGCAGGGGTATGGCTTACAACCCATGGGATAGCTGCTATGTTCGCAACCAACAATTGCCGTTTTAACAATGATGAAATCAAGAGATTATTGGGAAATTCATTTATGGGATTAATAATGAAACTAAAATCAGAAGAGAAATAA
- a CDS encoding CPBP family intramembrane glutamic endopeptidase produces MKQKFSQKHPYFTVVLAGLLCTFMTALGVAFSQIRELDTLDTYLAITGFLAASVIIGLIIMKKSGSGLDAYGVCRGKAGTGKKVVWYLPIFLIEILPVAVYGFQELDSVVTTAILLLYTLAVGINEEIYFRGIALKVLKIKGKKKAVIGASVIFGVFHVVNLLNGKNILYIILQVAFAFLVGLVLAEIVCITGSLIGVIAWHTTHDFIAYSTGDVLDTKGLIILTVQVAVLLGFSVYLWKSAVKDE; encoded by the coding sequence ATGAAGCAGAAATTCTCACAGAAACATCCATATTTTACAGTAGTATTAGCAGGATTACTTTGTACCTTTATGACAGCCCTGGGCGTGGCTTTCTCCCAAATCAGAGAACTCGATACATTAGATACATATCTTGCAATTACTGGGTTTCTGGCAGCTTCTGTAATAATCGGTCTTATCATTATGAAAAAATCAGGCAGTGGACTTGATGCATACGGTGTTTGCAGAGGCAAAGCAGGTACCGGTAAAAAGGTAGTCTGGTATCTTCCGATCTTTTTAATTGAGATATTACCTGTTGCTGTTTATGGTTTTCAGGAACTTGACTCCGTTGTAACAACCGCTATCCTTTTATTATATACATTGGCAGTTGGTATAAATGAAGAGATTTATTTCAGAGGAATAGCGTTAAAGGTTCTGAAGATTAAAGGTAAAAAGAAAGCTGTAATCGGTGCTTCCGTAATTTTTGGTGTATTTCATGTAGTTAACCTGTTAAATGGCAAAAATATTTTATATATTATTCTACAAGTTGCATTTGCTTTTCTGGTTGGCCTTGTCCTGGCGGAAATCGTCTGCATCACTGGAAGTTTGATTGGTGTAATTGCATGGCACACAACCCATGATTTTATTGCATATTCCACCGGAGATGTGCTGGATACCAAAGGGCTGATTATTCTTACTGTTCAGGTGGCCGTCCTTTTGGGATTTTCCGTATACTTATGGAAATCAGCCGTTAAGGATGAATAA
- a CDS encoding pyridoxamine 5'-phosphate oxidase family protein, producing the protein MEKEVRDSIIKLVENSRDAIVSSIDEAGYPNAKAMFRVKNEGLETFWFSTNTSSIRVSHWTKNSKASIYFLDSEGFHGLMLTGEMEICSDAETKLAFWKPGDEKYYSKGPTDPDYSILKFTAVKGNYYHGLRKYLFKIDEVKE; encoded by the coding sequence ATGGAGAAAGAAGTAAGGGATAGTATAATCAAGTTAGTAGAAAATAGCCGTGACGCAATTGTTTCATCCATTGACGAGGCTGGTTATCCAAATGCCAAAGCAATGTTCCGTGTGAAGAATGAAGGATTAGAGACCTTTTGGTTTTCTACGAATACCTCCTCCATTCGTGTTTCACATTGGACTAAAAACTCGAAAGCTTCTATTTATTTTCTGGATTCTGAGGGATTTCATGGTTTAATGCTGACCGGTGAAATGGAAATATGTTCGGATGCTGAGACAAAACTTGCATTCTGGAAACCAGGTGATGAAAAGTATTATTCCAAGGGACCGACGGATCCTGATTACAGCATTCTTAAGTTTACTGCTGTAAAAGGGAATTACTATCACGGTTTGAGGAAATACCTTTTCAAAATAGATGAAGTAAAGGAGTAG
- a CDS encoding alpha/beta fold hydrolase, translating to MPYCQVDDCRIFYEDIGIGEPILFLHSGYSRGIIAFSGQIQPFFQHYRLLLPDFRGHGRTVSENCNWDTAVIAEDMAGFLTKMGIQKAHLIGYSLGGGVALHLAASYPQMVRSIVTIGCGGTADPAGSQDYEPEALLQRNETGFIEKIKALHGEASGGDWKQHMYQSLRDWRMYPALAAEDWSKLDMPIFCIAGEEDSYASADRLREMQKKCPQIKIWIVPGYGHRPHMPTDNVKEVNERILNFLGEVEMSKL from the coding sequence ATGCCTTATTGTCAGGTAGATGACTGCAGGATTTTTTATGAAGATATCGGTATCGGAGAACCTATTTTATTTCTTCATAGCGGTTACAGCAGGGGAATAATTGCTTTCTCCGGTCAGATTCAGCCCTTTTTCCAGCATTATCGCCTTTTGCTGCCGGATTTTCGAGGCCATGGGCGCACAGTCAGTGAGAATTGTAACTGGGATACCGCTGTTATAGCGGAAGATATGGCTGGGTTTCTAACGAAGATGGGTATTCAGAAGGCTCATTTAATCGGTTATAGTCTTGGTGGCGGTGTAGCGCTCCACCTGGCTGCCAGTTATCCACAGATGGTAAGAAGTATCGTTACAATCGGCTGTGGAGGAACTGCCGACCCTGCAGGTTCGCAGGATTATGAACCGGAAGCATTGTTACAGAGAAATGAGACGGGATTTATTGAAAAAATCAAAGCCCTCCATGGGGAAGCTTCTGGGGGAGACTGGAAGCAGCATATGTACCAAAGTTTAAGAGATTGGCGCATGTATCCAGCCTTAGCAGCAGAGGATTGGAGTAAACTGGATATGCCAATATTTTGTATTGCGGGAGAAGAGGATAGTTATGCCAGTGCTGATCGATTAAGGGAGATGCAAAAGAAATGTCCTCAGATTAAGATCTGGATAGTTCCGGGGTATGGGCACAGACCTCATATGCCGACAGATAATGTGAAAGAAGTGAATGAACGGATTCTGAATTTCCTGGGTGAAGTTGAAATGAGTAAATTGTAA
- a CDS encoding ABC transporter ATP-binding protein → MSQIELQGIRKTFRISKRPEGRMGVLKGAFVRETKTIEALKDISFSIEAGELVGYIGPNGAGKSTTVKIMGGILTPDEGDCAILGRTPWKNRQAHVSRIGVVFGQRSQLWWDLPVTDTFRLLKNIYRIGNGDYTERMTELVETLKIQDFMNTPVRQLSLGQRMRCEIAASLLHRPDILFLDEPTIGLDAVSKLSLRDFLKKENKDHGVTMILTTHDMDDIETLCNKVMVIGHGELLYNGNLQALKSKYTPLRRLQATLWEERERIPIEGTEQITVNGPVWTVFYDGEKVAAHVIIERLSKQLPLKDISTTERDIDEVIAQMYEEMCL, encoded by the coding sequence ATGTCACAGATTGAACTTCAGGGAATAAGAAAGACTTTCCGCATATCAAAACGGCCGGAGGGCAGGATGGGAGTGTTAAAAGGGGCCTTTGTCCGGGAAACGAAAACCATTGAGGCCCTTAAGGATATCAGCTTTTCCATAGAAGCGGGGGAGCTGGTAGGTTATATCGGTCCCAATGGAGCGGGGAAATCCACAACAGTTAAGATAATGGGGGGAATACTGACACCGGATGAAGGGGATTGCGCCATTCTGGGTAGGACGCCCTGGAAGAATCGCCAGGCTCACGTATCCAGGATTGGAGTGGTGTTCGGACAGAGAAGCCAGCTCTGGTGGGATCTTCCTGTAACCGATACTTTTAGACTTTTAAAGAATATATATCGAATTGGCAATGGAGATTATACAGAACGAATGACGGAACTGGTGGAGACTTTAAAAATACAGGATTTTATGAACACTCCGGTAAGACAGCTTTCACTGGGACAGAGGATGCGCTGTGAGATTGCAGCTTCCCTGCTGCACAGACCGGATATTCTTTTTCTGGATGAGCCAACCATAGGATTGGATGCAGTATCCAAACTATCTCTTCGGGATTTCTTAAAGAAGGAAAATAAAGATCACGGCGTTACTATGATACTTACCACCCATGATATGGATGATATAGAAACACTATGCAATAAAGTTATGGTAATCGGACATGGAGAACTTTTGTACAATGGGAATCTGCAGGCGCTGAAGAGCAAATATACACCACTTCGCAGGCTGCAGGCAACTTTATGGGAAGAAAGAGAGAGAATCCCCATTGAAGGAACGGAGCAGATAACTGTAAACGGCCCCGTCTGGACAGTGTTCTATGACGGAGAGAAAGTAGCTGCACATGTAATTATTGAAAGGCTGTCAAAGCAGCTTCCATTAAAGGATATCAGCACTACAGAAAGGGATATAGACGAAGTTATTGCTCAAATGTATGAGGAGATGTGTTTATGA
- a CDS encoding ABC transporter permease, which yields MTEKMINRVFMLRACFSLFHIKTAESFQYRLAGIAGATTSIIYAVIEILVYGIFYKYAENSAGLLAAMDLKQVITYIWLAQFLFLMQPMNVDSEILGKITNGDVGIELCRPLDLYFHWFAKIAAGRLAPLIWRGSAVLLAGFFMPSSYRMALPVSPSGFLLMLVSLFSAFLLCTSYGMLACAIRLNINWGEGPVYMILLIAGVLSGSYLPLVLWPDVMQNFLVLQPFAGYLDIPVRFYLGLLTVENGLWAIGIQLFWIVVFIAAGRSLMNRRLKKVIVQGG from the coding sequence ATGACAGAGAAAATGATAAATCGAGTATTTATGTTAAGAGCATGTTTTTCTCTTTTTCATATTAAGACGGCGGAAAGTTTTCAATACCGGTTAGCAGGAATCGCAGGAGCGACTACCAGTATCATATATGCTGTTATAGAGATATTGGTGTATGGAATATTTTATAAATATGCTGAAAACTCGGCAGGGCTTTTAGCTGCTATGGACTTAAAGCAGGTTATAACTTATATATGGCTGGCTCAGTTTTTGTTTCTGATGCAGCCAATGAATGTAGATAGTGAAATTTTGGGGAAAATTACAAACGGTGATGTGGGAATCGAATTATGCCGTCCGTTGGATTTGTATTTTCACTGGTTTGCCAAAATAGCAGCCGGAAGGCTGGCTCCTTTGATCTGGAGAGGTTCGGCAGTCCTGCTGGCAGGCTTTTTCATGCCTTCTTCTTATCGGATGGCATTGCCTGTATCACCATCAGGTTTTCTGCTTATGCTGGTGTCACTGTTCAGTGCTTTTCTTTTATGTACCTCCTACGGAATGTTAGCCTGCGCTATACGGCTTAACATAAACTGGGGAGAAGGACCGGTATATATGATACTGCTCATAGCAGGAGTATTATCGGGCTCTTACCTGCCCCTTGTTTTATGGCCGGATGTGATGCAGAATTTTCTGGTTCTGCAGCCCTTTGCCGGTTATCTCGATATTCCTGTACGCTTTTACTTAGGATTACTGACAGTTGAAAATGGATTATGGGCTATTGGTATTCAGCTATTCTGGATAGTGGTATTTATTGCGGCTGGCAGAAGCCTGATGAACAGACGACTAAAAAAGGTGATTGTACAGGGTGGATAA